Within Falco cherrug isolate bFalChe1 chromosome 12, bFalChe1.pri, whole genome shotgun sequence, the genomic segment GGTTTCCATTTCTGAAGTATAGCCATGTGAAAAGTACTCCGAGGAAACTGCGTCTCTGATGGTTACAGCTCCTTCATCAATAAGCATGTTAAGATTTATTAGGGGTATGCACTTTAGCATTTTACAAATTTATGGGTAACTTCATAGATTCCAACAGattcctttgttttttcatcGTAGTCATTCCAATCCTACAGGAAATAAGATTTCACAGTATTAGTCACAGGATAGAATGCAATCATGTCTAAAACACAGACTGGAATTCAAACAGAAACTAAGCCTTACTCAGAATTTGGGTCTTAAATTTCTGTGGAAAGCACTGTGCAGTCACTGAGCTGAGTTCTGATAGCTGAGAGAAGCAAGAGCACTGACCTGAAATTAAATGAGCTTCAGTctcagtgtttttatttcaacattttttttttttctcatatgtAGTCCACAGTCTGTAGTGAACAAGACCGCAACTATGGCAGATGAAAGGATTATCTATAATTTACAAAACCCTAGTCAGGTGGGTAAGCAGACAAGCAGATCTGTGCCAAGTAGGATACCAGGGAACAGATTTGACCTTGAGATTCTTGCTCACAGCCAAGGAAGATTTGCAGTGCTGGAGTCATTATCCTGAGCTTTGAAGGACAGTgtctttatattatttttactatCTCTGTGTGCAGGAAAAAGTGCAGgcatcatcttaaaaaaaataagttcaCCACTGTGAATAACCCCAGCCATTTAGTACTCCAAGTATTTACTCTCTGGAACTCCTGAGTGACTTAAAAGTTGCATTTCTACCTTTGTCAGCTGCTAAGCTATGCATACTTCTAAAATGATGCTGTTAGTAATGCTGGTTGTTCATAGTTGATTTAGTTTCTCTCTCCAGCTATGACCTTCCTTTGCCTACATGAAGGAGCAAAACTAGTTTCTTGCATGTGCAAAGTGTGTATTTTAGACTGGTGACTTAGGGAAAGTAAGCTAGATAATTAGATTTAGTAATGAAACTAAGACAACATACCTTTTCTAACAAGTTTATGTCATTGAAAGGTGTACCGGATTCTGCACCTTCAGCAGCAAACCCTGCCTGTAAGCACATTTGCAGTAAATTTTTAAGAGTAAGTTGtaccaagaaaataattatcatTGAAACATGTTTAAAGAAAGTAACTCAGCACAAACTttcattgtatttcttttcaattagATAGAAAAAATGGTCACGCTCTTCCCTGGTTAAGGGCCAGTATAAGGTTTGTGAATTGGGAATCTATAAACTACCACAGAGTGAAATGAGGGAACATGATCCTCGATTTTTCCTGACAAAAAGGTATTTCCAAGTATTCTAGATAATGTTAAACCTGAGTTTCTAAGTTTATCTAGTAGCATACAACTACCAGTAGCTTTAATTTGCATAGAGAATCCATACAGGCATTATGTATAAAGTAGCTTCATAGTAAACTtgcactgcaagaaaaaaaacagaaagaaaacgTGGAATAGAGTTAATAGGTTTGGCTTAAATATTGTCAGATCCCTGTAGAGAAGGAGCAGCTTGTATTTGATTTAGGTACAGAAGTAAATAGCAAGCTTTAGGTGAAAAAAGTAGGGAGTTCTTTACTGTTGCTGTAAAGTGTTGAAGGAAAGGATAGCTCTAGGAAGGAAGTAGCACTATCAGTGGAGTATGGCAGAACAGCaaggtggtggttttttcttctatagGAAGAGCTCTCTCATTTTAGGGTTCACAGTTACCCTGCTGTAAATTAAGTTTTActagttttaaaacagaatttaaaaatctcagCCACCTCTGTAACATATAGGAAAGTCTCTCACGTTGCCATTTCTAACTACAGAATTAAAGTATTTTGGGATTTGAATGGAAGGTTAATAAGCACTTGGGAGTTAAATAAACTATAGAGTGTGGCAGATGTCACAGCAGGAGAGCTACCTGCAAGGCACAGTGTGAATATGGCCTTTATGCAGTTGTCAGAAGCCCATCTCAAGGGAACTACAAGGGTTGGAGAGGAAGATCAGCAGCATGGGACAACAACCCAGAGCTGCAGTATAGAAGTgctaggaaaataaaagaagcccTGCTTGTGCCACCTGGAGATACTCATCAGCCCTCCAAGTAACAGAAGGCATGTGGCTGGAATTACAGGCTTCTGTACCAGACAGTCAGCGGGACTTGTGTCATTACAGCTTTGGCGTCAGAGCAGAGACTTGTTTAATCCCTGCAGAAGGGAGCTGAGCCATGCAGTGACTTGCCTGCACTCTGCTGACTGGCAAAGGACCAACAGCTAAAGCATAAACACGccaaagaagcaaaaattcCTATTGATTGTTGCACTTTTGTTGCCAATGAAACTATTGGTTGTGCCACAAAACAAAGAAGCTTAAGAAGGtttaaaagaattattataGAGAAACCTCAATTTTTTAGTTGAAGCATTCACGTGAGGGACAAGGACAGGAAAGGAGCTAAACTGTCCTCAggtaaaaccaaaaattatGTATCAGATTTGCAGTAGATCTATCTACTTAAGCACATTAAACAAGAAAGGCAAGGAACTGGGCCCGGGGAATTGTCCTTGCCCATTATCAGAACACACAAGTACCCAGTTTGAATGTGTTGGTGCTACTAGGTAGGAAGATTTGTATCAGAGAATTGAAGGATACTTTCTCCTCTTTCAGactcacaatttttttttagaaaactacTACAACTACAGCATTAAGCCACTCTAAACTGACTTCAGGTATGGCTATATTATATCTatcaaaaaatacaaagaaaatacagtaatgcTATGGCATTACGCTATGTTTGGTGATAATCAAAAGCCAGATCCAAGGCTGTGGAGAAGTCAGGGTGGCTTGGATCATGTCAGATACGAAGCAGTTTATAGAATTGTTTGGAACTGCAGCAGGCTATATATTTACTCATTTGGGCATCAGGAAATTATCTGAAACATCTGCTCGGGGATTCAACTGTACTGTCCAATACAGTGCACAGACCAGACTTTGAGAATATTAcattaaaagctttattatAGCTTGAAGACTTTGTTctgcagataaaaataaaattgacagCTACAATGCAGAGCTATAAACATCTAAATTTGTAATCTTCTCATAGAGTTTTCTTGAAGTGCAAGGTCCTAGGTCTGGCTGCAAATCTTTCAAACAGGAATAAATTAATAACCATTTTGTTCCTCAAAAGATGGGATTTGCTTTAATAAAAGATGACATCCTGCTGCACGCTGCAGTGGTGATTTTACTGATAGCAAATTTGTTGTAGGATCGCTTTATTGGTCTGTTTCTTAGCACAGTGTCACAGTCTGAGGGAAGGATAAGACAGGTTTATATTTGTCAGTCTACACGTAATCCAACGGGAATAATAGGTTAAATATAGTAGGGAGTTAACTAGCGTACAGCATGACCATGCACAAGCAAATGAATGGCTGAAGACTGGCATGGCTCTGAAGAAATCCTTTAACTCTGAACCTTGAGGTGTGCTTTGCAACAGTCTTTTAACTGCTGCTGATCTTCAGTCTTTGATCTAgcttcaaatggaaaaatgccAATATTTCTTACGGCTTTGGTGATGTCAAATCTCAaagagaattttatttcttttagagGCTATATACTGAAGACTGTTCATAACCTGAACTTCATTTATTCTTTGTAACACACCAAGAAGAAAAGCGGCACTCTCCTGAATGTGGCTATCTAATTACGTACTCTTGCAATGCCCATTTGGGAAAGACTCTCTTTTGCAGTAACCTGGGCAACGAAGACCTTTCAAATGAATTCAGATGAGCAGTGTTGAGTCACCTGTAAGGCAATTTGAATACAACTCCAaggtgtgtttatttttactttttaatggCACAAAGAATACCAGAGTTATTAGTGTTAGCTGCTTGTGTTGGAGTCAAATGAAGTAAAAGAACTGTGAAGAGGATGGAAAGCTGGGGAGGTCTAGGACATTCCAGGAAAAGCAGTACCATTTCATATAGTGTGTATTTTATCACTCCAGAGTTTATTAAGAATCGCTCttaaaaactgagaaacaaataACAAGTAAGAACTCGCCTGTGGTTGGAAGTCAACTGGTTCCAGACCTCGGCATTCAAACTCCACTATCGTTTTGAATTTCTCGCTGTCTTCAGCCTATAATCGAGTCAGGATACCATTAGTTTTCATCAGAGAACGACAGTGACAAGCATTAGTCTAGGAATGAATTGCTTTAAAGGCAGTACTATCAACTCTGATGTCCCAAGTGACAGCAAAATCCTAGGGCTCATTTAATAAGTGGTCATTAACTAGAATTTCTTAATCTCACACAAGGAAGCCTTCAAAAGGAAACTAATATGGGCATTACAGAATCACCTCTCATTTGCGTGACAAAATCTTGCAGTTTGCTTATGAAATGGGTCAGATTGTCCTACACTTGAGACTGTGCAGGAGTCTACAAGGGACAACTTTCTGTCAGGAGAGAATACCAGCTGTTTGTGTTCTTGAAAGAGGAACGTGGATAAAGCAAAACCTCAAATTattattgcttctttttctttcacttgtgatataaaagagaaaaacttaCGTTGTAAGGCTTGATTGTCTGACTTAAAATatctaaaagaaaacatcagaagtGTAAAAGTGAGTGGCATTATGTCTTCAGTTTTGTTCAGCACAAACCAATCACCACCACCTTCTTTCGAAGAAATTTCCTTATACAAAGTAATCAAGCAGTTCCTGCAGTTCCTGCAGCTGGCCCTCAAAAGGTAGAACTAAAATTTTCTCACTTCTCCTGAGAAGTTTACATTACACCATTTTGTTACCCTaccaatacaaaaaaaaaattgcatggtTCTGTAAAATGACATCATGGATACAAGTTTTGTTCATGCAGAAACCTGAACTCACTAGGAGGCCTTGCTGTTTCCTTCATGAGCATGATGACAAGTACATATCTGTTGTGAACTCaagaaccaggaaaaaaatccctggtGAACAGTGTCAAGCAAAAATGAGACTAAAAATAAACTCAGGATAAGTGTAAAATGGACAATGCCTCTTGAATATTTGTCTTAAGTACATACCAATGGAGTTCTCCCTGGAGCACAGCTTGCATTTCTGCACCATAGTGGCActtcctctgcctcctttcAGGGGAGCACTGTCCTAAAAACCACGACAACAGAGACATCATTTTTACCTGTGCTCTGGCTGAGCCACTGGAAACCTCTGCAAAGGCAAAGTAGCTTTCACAACAGTGGTCTTTAGctttttagaaatactgcaATGAGAAGGCTTTTTTTACACTAGAGATCTACAATTCAGAAAGCTGTTCTAATTCTGTTCTAGACAAAATAGTAAATAATGGACAGTTATGTCTTGTCCATTTGGGCACGTATCATTAACTCCTCAAAATATACTTACTGTTCAGTAGTATGCAAAAAAAACGGATGATTATTTCTAAGAACAGAACCTTCTCTTATCTCTGACAAATTTTATCCTGCTTTTGCAGTTTCCAAATGCTAATTTAGCATGCTTAACTCACTTTGAATTACCTAAACTTGTCCAAAAAGATTCCATCAGCATCAGAGAAATATGCTACGGGAACAACCTTATTCTGCTATCACTTCATATCACATAGTTTTACAGAAATGTGGCCTTTCAAAGCAGACGTAAATACCCTGTCACCAACAGTCACCATTCCAATGGTGTATTTCAAAACctccaaattactttttttagtaTGACAGCATTTCCTGAGTGCATATAACTATTAAAATAGCATCTCCTCTGAAGGGCAGGTTGTCACATCCCTGACGCCAAGATCCCTTGTGTGTAACAGGCTgggcttttttctccttttcgTTCCGATGTAGGTTGTAACAGAGTGACATACCATCAATCGCAGGCACTgccatttttcagaaatttcacCACAGTTCCCgcatttcagctggaaaacaagcataaataatttaaagctTGCCCATAATAATGGATTGACAAGATGAAGAAACTCAGGCGAGCCCTCCAGATTTGCAATCCCCGCTGTTTCACAGCTGAGCGGAGCCGCAGGCAGGGATCGGCTGCTGGCTATCCCGACAGACCCGTGAGCTGTCGCGACCTGAGGCTCTGCCGCGGGCGGAAAGCGCGTTACAAAGCACCGTCACGAAATCAAAGCGCGGTGCTGAGCGGTGGCCGGTGCCCAGGGACCCGCCGGCGGGGCACCGGGCACCGGGCACCGCTCAGCACCGCGCACGGATCCACGGCACGCACTAACGCGCATATCCCTCCGCCGGTGCCCCCGCTGCTGCCGCGCAGCCCCGCGGTCTCCCAGCACCGGGAGCGccgcccccgcggccccgccgcaccTTGAGGTACCAGTGGAAGTCCTCCCCCTCGGCCCGCAGCCGGGTGATGTTCTCCAGCGTGGCGCGCAGCTGCAGCCCGATCCTCTGCAAGGCAAGGGGCAGCGAGGGGCCCTCAGTCAGCCCGCCCGAGCGCGgcccgcctcagcccgccccTCCGCGGCCGCTACCTACCCCCATGGCCCCGCGGGGGGCGCGGCTGCTGGCGGAGGCGCCGCGCCACCGGGCCTGCCCTGGCGGTCCCCCTCAGGCCCCGCCGGCCTCCTGCGGCAGCACGGCGGGTTTCAAGCCGCTCCGGCGCGGTTTGGTCgggttttttcctccacccTCCGCCCCGTTGCGTGTGTGCCCTCAGCCAAGATGGCGCCGGCGGCGCGGCCTGTCACCGCCCTGCcgggtgaggggggggggacAGGCGGTGCCTGTGGCCGGGGGGTGAAGCCCCACGTGCTGAAACcccaggtgctggcacagctaAGAGGGGTTAGAGGTTTTCACCTCACAAAACCCGTGAGGAACATCCTCAGAATCCTGGACCAGTGCAGAGGTCTTGCACAGAGCTGTAGAAAAACCGCCACGCTGAAGCTGAGGCATATTTGGTCCTCTTTAAGTGAATACTGCACAATAGATCTGCTAGTCTAGAGCTTAACTAAAtacattgcttttaatttcaggttttctaaAGCTGGACGGGACTATCGGTGCAGATCCAGGATGGCTGCCAGATGGCCTGCTgtctgcttctgctctgaagGCAAACAGGTAATTGCTGCAGCGGGTCATTATCAAGCTGACATATGTCTTTGCTCCAACTAGTAACCACATGCAGAGTTAGGGCTTCAGTTGTTCTGTGTATTTGAGTTGGCCAACAAAATAGCCAGCTCAGGATAGTAACAAAAGTTGATCTtgacagctgggaaaagcttCATTTTGCAGAACCTGGCTTAATTCCATTTCCTACTGCTGCATAGATTGAGAAGTGAAATACAGCTTTGTGTGACACAAATGAAGGAACATACCTTGAATGTACCATGATAAAAGAAGTGTTAGGAAGTCAGTTTCTAACTAGaaattctaaattaaaaatacagatctcACCATTTTATTAAGACAGTCACTgacagtttataaaaaaaaaacaaccaacaaaaccccaacatacATAAAAGCTTCAGGCCTCAATAGTGAGGAATCAAAAGAGCATCCCCACCCCCCCGTACAGACATTACAATACAAATTTCCATTTGTTTGATTTAAATTGGCTTAATTTTGAAGTGTAGTCCAATAAGACTGAAGACTAGACACTTCAGGTCCTGGACCAGGTAGTAGAACACTCTCAAGCCTTCTGGATCCCTGCAGCGTGCAacagaaggaagggagaaaaaagttaattgtATGTTATAGGAGCGCAGTTTATAGAACTAACCTATTAAACAGCCTACAGGGACTTTTCAGAGGTCCTCATAGACATTAACGGATTTGTTTCATTCTACACTGATTGATGAAACATTCTGTACTCCAAGAATGCATGttttaagtcttaaaaaaatgtgcattttcatCATGAAAGCAAGTTGTAACACCACTTTGTCtcgatttaaaaaaaaaacaacaatacCCAGTCTTTTCAGCTTCGGTGAAACACAGAAGCACTGGTTCTCCCAGTGTGAGACCGAGAGAACACTGGCATGGACAACCCAATGACAGTTCAGTTCAGAGACTGAGTAAGTCTAACAGGGGTCCCTACAGTAAGGTTAGCTGCTCACAGTTTCAAAATACAGCGTGTAATGCCACAGTATAAAAGCATTTGGTACATTACGCTGGAACGCAGAGCACTTGTGCCCCCAGGAAATGATCTGCACTTTGAAACAACATAAAATACAAGTACCTAGTAATCAGCAAGTTCTAATATAGGTCATTTCACAAAAACACCAGCAACATAAGAAAGCGGAGGACATACTTGGATTGATTTACATCAATGAGTGAACCGATTTTTGATGTGGTAAAGGAGATGTGCTCATCACCGATTACTATTTCAagctcctgaaaaagaaaagattatatAGAAACTCAAACTATTGTTGTATGGTATTGGTTACAGAAATACTTAAGTACTGAGATgacagcttttccatttttattgcaAGGGTATCGAACACAGCAGGCTTGTGAATCACAGTAACTCTCACAACTAAATTTGCATTTAGGCACCACTCAGGTTTTAAGACACTATTTGTTTGCCTCTTGGCTAAAAACAATACTGGcttaaagaaaatcttcagtTACGCTTCTAATGAACTAAGatacaaaaattaaagcagcaacTCGAAAAGGCATTGCACACCGACCTGTCGACCCACTCTGTCGGGAGGCGGCCACAGAGCATCATCTTCTTTCGTGATTTCGCTGTCGTCGATGATTCTCTTCAGCTCCTCCATCACGCTCTTATGCACGTAAGCCTACGGACAGCGTTCCGACGTGACCGACCAGCCCCGGGCCCCACCTGGCTCGCTGCCCCGCATATCCTCCCGCACGAACCACCCCCCGGgtcccggcagcccccggcagcgCCCGGGCCCCACCGGGACCCCGCCGTGCAGGGCCGCCTCCCCACCTCCTTTCGGATCATCACGTCGTTCTTGTAGTTGCTGTTGTTGGCGTAGCGCAGCTTCCCTGCCGAAGACAGGACGGGCGTTAAAGGCCGCCCCGGCAGCGCtaggccgccccccgccgcggcggcccccggcccggccccgcgcccccccggaGCCGTGAGaacggccccgccgccgcccggccccgccccgcccctcacCATCGGGCCGGAACTCGAACTCGAGGAACTCGTGGCCGAACTTGCCCTTGTGCCCCACGTAGTAACGGAGGTAGAAGTCGCTCGCCATGGTCCCGCCACCGCCCCGGCAGGCACCGCGGCGGCGCGCGAGAAGCGCGTCACGGCGGGCGGGGCGAAGCGCTCTCCCGCTCCCGGCGGCGGTTGGCGCGCGCCCCCTGGCGGGCCCCGGCGAGCTGCGGGCGGGCCCGTGAGGGGAGGGCTGGGCTCCCGCGCCCTCTGCCCGCACCGGGAGGCGGCTCCGCCGCGGGAGAGGGGCAGGGCCGCAGCCAAGTCCCCTAGCAGCACCAGGCGGTACAAGTGAGGGGTGCCGCGCCCCCTCCTGGGGCCGACGTTCGGCAGGCGCATCCCCGAGGCGTGCCCGGGCAGCGACGCCGCGCCGTGTTCTGGTAGTAATGTTTGCACTGTTAGACAGGAAAAGAGCCAGAGTGGTGCCTGATCTGTCacctcccctcgccccgccgcgGTGGTGGCGGCGGTGGTGGCGACGGCCGGGGCACCGCCGCTGGCCCCCGGGACGGCCGGAGCCCACTCAGGGTCGGTGGGCCTGGCAGGGCCCTCGTCTCAGGCCCGGGCGGCCGCACCGCGTGCTCAGCCCTGGAACCTGTGGCTTTTTTCTAGGCggaaaatgaaaagtattcACTCATTGCTAATAAAAGCTTCCTTGTACTATTTAGACATAGtagtaataaaagaaaactgaggagCAGGTAGCTTTTTATTATGAATTCAGCCATTAACGTTTCGCATTACTGCATTAGAATCTGAATTGTGCCTCCCTCAGACGAAGGCGGTGACCCACCCggtggtggtgggtgctgtgccctgggctgggtgctgccccaCGCAGCCCCTACACCCCTCTGCCGCCCTCTCACTGCTCCCGGTTTGCTGAGGTACCCTCAGCACTGGTGGCCTGAGGTCTGAGAGTGATGGGACTGGTGGCAatatctgcctttttcttttggggggaactgcagggagaaaggaaagagccTGAGACATGTCATTTAGTAAAATATTcccttctgaaggaaaaaaaaaatagaaatagggTGTCTCTTTTGCTGATCACTAGAAGGGGCACTTTTTATTGAAGACACTGAATGAGGGAGGACATTTTGTACTGCCGTAGCGCTGATGAACTTGATTTGGTTTAGGTCGTGCTGCAGTCACATCCCAGGTATAGGCAGGCAGTGCAGGGCTAATGAAGCTCACTCTGCTTTAGAGTTACAGCAGGGTTAATTATGGTAATATTTACTCCTATGAACTGAGTGGAAATAACTGAACTGCTTTCAGGTGTAATCTGTGGAAATCGCAGTCTTTGGTATGGTGTGTAATGCTCAAATAATCTTTTTGATCTCAGTTAATTGTGCGGAGGAAAGCCCAAGGTGTTTGCATCTGGGCATAATTCATATGTAAACTGACTAAACTAAACCCCCCGTTGATAGGTCAGATTTGGTTGtagtttgtttttcaggagcCCTGTATGTTTTGTGATCTAGTGTCCTCTTCTGACTGTGTAGGAGCTGTGAGCTTTCACTAGGACAGTCAAACCCCCAAAATGTTGGGATTGGTTGTTGATTTAACATAAATTATTGCAGTGAGAGGCAGTACAgtagttttctggaaaaatctgAATGTTTAAATCTAGGCacttataaattaaatttaaatagcTACTTTGGATATATTTTAGGACTTCATTGGATTAAAATAATGGAGCAAAGAATTGTCTCGTTTAACTTAAATTACTATTTGCTTGGACCTAAAGAGACTAGTCACTggacacacacaaaataaataacaattatAGACTCACCAAGagtgagagaagaaaataaaaaggtagaGGGAGGTGAAATATTTAAGGCTCACTTTTGAACAGATAATGGACTCTAGTGTCATTCACTGCATGGTAATAAGTCCAGCTCCTTCTCATCTTTCTAGGTTGGACAGCTTATGTTCTTTTCCCAAGGGAACTGGAGAATATTGAAAGACAATGATGAGGAGTCTGGAGAAAtctatttataaataaagattaaaaactaAATATGCACAATTCAGCTAAATGATGAAGCAGAGCATTTTTACATCGAATCTGGCAGTACTCATTCCATTTGTATTGTGGTTTGATTGTTCTGTATGATGTGGCATATGACATGATGTGTTGTACTGTGTTTACTCAGAGAAAATTTAATCCTTACCTGTAGTTAAAAGTTAATAGAATGACATCTTCAGAGTTCTGCCAGAAATCAttacaaaagtgaaaacatcTTTTGAGGTTAGAGTTTTTTCTATTAGAAAATAAGATTATGgttaattttgaagaaaattctACAGAAATACCTCAGAAGGTATTAAATTGTTAATGAAACAAGACACAAGTTTGGCAAACTGAAATAACATTAGGTGAAAGATGTTCACTAAAAAACCCCTCTGAAATACTGTAAAGGgtgtttagtttttttaaaaaattcactATATGAAGGTTTTAAGAGtataaatcttaaaataaatgttaaaccacttttcttcttgcatttaCATTGTGGTTAGGAATTCTGGAAATATTAGGTCTGGCCGGGTTTGACTGGAAGGTATATTTGATTTCAGAACATACATGAGTTTTTTCTGTTCACAGCTGAGGTGCTAGGAGGCAAAGTGAGAACTGTAATGGAAAGCTGCCCTGCATAAG encodes:
- the CZIB gene encoding CXXC motif containing zinc binding protein isoform X1, which gives rise to MGRIGLQLRATLENITRLRAEGEDFHWYLKLKCGNCGEISEKWQCLRLMDSAPLKGGRGSATMVQKCKLCSRENSIDILSQTIKPYNAEDSEKFKTIVEFECRGLEPVDFQPQAGFAAEGAESGTPFNDINLLEKDWNDYDEKTKESVGIYEVTHKFVKC
- the CZIB gene encoding CXXC motif containing zinc binding protein isoform X3; translated protein: MGLKCGNCGEISEKWQCLRLMDSAPLKGGRGSATMVQKCKLCSRENSIDILSQTIKPYNAEDSEKFKTIVEFECRGLEPVDFQPQAGFAAEGAESGTPFNDINLLEKDWNDYDEKTKESVGIYEVTHKFVKC
- the CZIB gene encoding CXXC motif containing zinc binding protein isoform X2, with translation MGRIGLQLRATLENITRLRAEGEDFHWYLKLKCGNCGEISEKWQCLRLMDSAPLKGGRGSATMVQKCKLCSRENSIDILSQTIKPYNAEDSEKFKTIVEFECRGLEPVDFQPQARFAAEGAESGTPFNDINLLEKDWNDYDEKTKESVGIYEVTHKFVKC
- the MAGOH gene encoding protein mago nashi homolog; translated protein: MASDFYLRYYVGHKGKFGHEFLEFEFRPDGKLRYANNSNYKNDVMIRKEAYVHKSVMEELKRIIDDSEITKEDDALWPPPDRVGRQELEIVIGDEHISFTTSKIGSLIDVNQSKDPEGLRVFYYLVQDLKCLVFSLIGLHFKIKPI